From Camelina sativa cultivar DH55 chromosome 20, Cs, whole genome shotgun sequence, the proteins below share one genomic window:
- the LOC109131358 gene encoding transcription termination factor MTEF18, mitochondrial-like encodes MKLTRNPSGFASLIKWVSQISQETNFKPMFPGTGLLLRHTQNPKSFSTVNEVSSEKSSVRRTQNGLRITPTIRKLAEEAMLDYFYSTRGLQYMVAESMSKNSPLFIDNLLKKVDCVTPDNINQSITKYLRFHPVNEFEPFLESSGLMPIEYNHLVPSDKVFLDEEGFLLENHHVLCYSGVEPKKIGKIFKEAREVFGYETGVLASKIKAYEDLGFSRFVLSKLIVCSPRILVGNMNLELVKVLETLKAMGFDSDWVMENLSEEAPCEWSSVYRVLSLLRGICFDEDELCGLIRKCPRLIFENSGIWTVVLVGFETKLGSSRSELSSLFQKFQQIQVENCVTNLRNCFLFLKEIEMEDNEIHKVFRSHSWWLGSCKLKKTSSLLVNLKTGKGRLCQVIQDNPEEMKKWTMGSKILPLPSTDERTESKSMKTQFLCYLGYKENSKEMEKALERFCGRGSELRERFNVLVSLGFKVKDAKEMVKASPKILSQASDVLESKVNYLVKELGYPLSTLVDFPSCLKFTLQRMKLRFAMFSWLQARGKVGPKIKVSTMLACSDKIFVSYFVNRHPDGSKHLEDLKKLHPLS; translated from the coding sequence ATGAAACTCACGCGAAACCCTAGTGGGTTCGCGTCTCTTATCAAATGGGTAtcacaaatctctcaagaaaccAACTTTAAACCCATGTTTCCCGGAACTGGGCTCCTCCTCCGTCAtacccaaaaccctaaatctttcTCCACCGTTAACGAAGTCTCCAGCGAGAAATCGAGTGTGAGGAGAACCCAAAACGGGCTTCGAATCACTCCAACTATTCGTAAATTAGCTGAGGAAGCAATGTTGGATTACTTTTATTCCACTAGGGGTTTACAGTACATGGTTGCTGAGAGTATGAGCAAGAACAGTCCTCTTTTTATTGATAACCTTTTGAAGAAGGTTGATTGTGTTACTCCTGATAATATTAACCAATCTATCACTAAGTATCTACGGTTTCACCCTGTCAATGAGTTTGAGCCTTTCCTTGAGAGTTCAGGTTTGATGCCTATAGAGTATAATCATTTGGTTCCTTCTGATAAGGTCTTTTTGGATGAAGAAGGTTTTTTGCTTGAgaatcatcatgttttgtgttaTAGTGGAGTTGAACCTAAGAAGATTGGGAAGATTTTTAAAGAAGCTAGGGAGGTTTTTGGGTATGAGACTGGTGTTTTAGCTTCTAAGATTAAGGCTTATGAGGATTTGGGGTTTAGTAGGTTTGTCCTGTCGAAGCTTATTGTTTGTAGTCCGAGGATTCTGGTTGGGAATATGAATCTTGAACTGGTTAAGGTCTTAGAGACGTTGAAAGCTATGGGGTTTGACTCTGATTGGGTTATGGAGAATTTGTCAGAGGAAGCACCTTGTGAGTGGAGCTCTGTGTATCGTGTTCTAAGCTTGCTTAGAGGTATCTGTTTTGATGAGGATGAGCTATGTGGGTTGATCAGGAAGTGTCCAAGACTGATTTTTGAGAATTCAGGGATATGGACTGTTGTTCTAGTTGGGTTTGAAACAAAGCTTGGGTCATCTAGAAGTGAACTATCTTCGTTGTTTCAGAAGTTTCAGCAGATTCAAGTGGAGAACTGTGTAACGAATCTAAGGAACTGCTTCTTGTTCCTGAAAGAAATCGAGATGGAAGATAATGAGATTCATAAGGTGTTCCGTTCTCACTCCTGGTGGCTTGGTTCATGTAAGTTAAAGAAAACAAGTAGCTTGCTTGTAAATTTGAAGACTGGGAAAGGTCGTTTGTGTCAGGTCATTCAAGATAACCCAGAGGAGATGAAGAAATGGACAATGGGGTCAAAAATCCTACCGTTACCATCCACCGACGAAAGAACAGAGTCGAAATCAATGAAGACTCAGTTTTTGTGTTACCTAGGGTACAAGGAAAACTCAAAGGAAATGGAGAAAGCACTCGAGAGGTTTTGCGGCAGAGGATCTGAACTCAGAGAGAGATTTAACGTACTTGTGAGTTTGGGTTTCAAAGTGAAAGACGCCAAAGAAATGGTGAAAGCATCTCCTAAAATCCTCTCACAAGCATCTGATGTCTTGGAATCAAAGGTGAACTACCTTGTTAAAGAATTAGGTTATCCGCTTTCCACTTTGGTTGATTTCCCTTCATGTTTAAAGTTCACTCTTCAACGGATGAAGCTTAGATTTGCCATGTTCTCTTGGCTTCAAGCTCGAGGCAAAGTTGGTCCTAAGATCAAAGTTAGTACTATGCTCGCTTGCTCTGACAAAATCTTCGTCAGTTACTTCGTAAACCGTCACCCCGATGGGTCTAAGCATTTGGAAGACTTGAAGAAGCTGCATCCTTTGAGTTGA
- the LOC104768885 gene encoding transcription termination factor MTEF18, mitochondrial-like — protein MSLIRNPRFTSLLNWVSQAIIKPRVSGNPRSFGTQRATLVDAELCGEKWGVRNRNEIRRMAQVAMFDYFYQTRGLQFLVAESMSKNAPVFNDNLLRKLDGCDVVDDDDDDEIVRSITRFLLFHPVNEFEPFLESLGLKPSEFSHLVPCDKMFLNEDAFLLENYHVFWNYGIGREKMGKIFKEAREVFGFETGVLASKIKAYEEDLGFSRLFLSKLIVCSPSILIGSMNVELAKVMEMLKAIGFGVDWVTENLSEELSYDWSCMHRCLSFLRDICVDENELNELIRKRPGLIFEDSGEWTLILAGFETKLGSSRSEHCSLFQKLPQSQSLRKCLMNLRHCFLFLQDIEMEADEISKIFRLHSSWLGVTRLKQTSTLLLNLKGGKRRLCQVIQENPEEMKKWIMGLRVQPLPATSCKVDSKSKKMKTQFLLDLGYKEKSEDMERAHKSFRGKGSELRERFNVLVSLGFTEEVVKDMVKACPSILTQASDIIESKVNYLVNELGYPLSTLVTFPTCLKYTLQRMKLRYEMFSWLQARGKADPKLALSTILVCSDKFFDTRFVNRHPDGPKHFEDLKKLLLCQ, from the coding sequence ATGTCTCTTATACGAAACCCTAGATTCACTAGCCTTCTCAATTGGGTATCACAAGCTATTATTAAACCCCGAGTTTCAGGAAACCCTAGATCTTTCGGCACCCAAAGAGCAACACTAGTCGATGCTGAGCTTTGCGGAGAGAAGTGGGGAGTTAGAAATCGAAACGAGATTCGTAGAATGGCACAGGTTGCGATGTTTGATTACTTTTACCAAACGAGGGGTTTGCAGTTTCTGGTTGCTGAGAGTATGAGTAAGAACGCTCCTGTGTTTAATGATAATCTCTTGAGGAAGCTTGATGGttgtgatgttgttgatgatgatgatgatgatgagatagTTCGATCCATTACCAGGTTTCTGTTGTTTCATCCTGTTAACGAGTTTGAGCCTTTTTTAGAGAGTTTAGGTTTGAAGCCTTCAGAGTTTAGTCATTTGGTTCCTTGTGATAAGATGTTCTTGAATGAAGATGCTTTTTTGCTTGAAAATTATCATGTCTTTTGGAACTATGGAATTGGTAGGGAGAAGATGGGGAAGATCTTTAAGGAAGCTAGGGAAGTTTTCGGGTTTGAAACTGGGGTTTTAGCTTCTAAGATTAAGGCTTATGAGGAGGATTTGGGGTTTAGTAGGCTGTTTCTGTCGAAACTTATTGTTTGTAGTCCTAGTATCTTGATTGGGAGTATGAATGTTGAGCTGGCTAAAGTTATGGAGATGCTGAAAGCTATTGGTTTTGGTGTTGATTGGGTAACAGAGAACTTGTCAGAGGAGCTGTCTTATGATTGGAGTTGTATGCATAGGTGTTTAAGTTTTCTTAGAGATATCTGTGTCGATGAGAATGAGCTAAATGAGTTAATTAGGAAGCGGCCAGGTCTGATTTTTGAGGATTCAGGGGAGTGGACACTGATTCTAGCTGGGTTTGAAACAAAACTAGGGTCATCAAGAAGTGAACATTGTTCGTTGTTTCAGAAACTCCCTCAGAGCCAGAGTTTAAGGAAATGTTTAATGAATCTAAGGCATTGCTTCTTGTTCCTGCAAGATATTGAGATGGAGGCTGATGAGATTAGCAAGATCTTCCGTTTGCATTCTTCGTGGCTTGGTGTAACTCGTTTGAAGCAAACCAGTACCTTACTTCTCAATTTGAAAGGTGGGAAGAGGCGGCTTTGTCAAGTCATTCAAGAAAATCCTGAAGAGATGAAAAAATGGATTATGGGGTTAAGAGTCCAGCCGTTACCAGCTACTAGCTGCAAGGTAGACTCAAAGTCGAAAAAAATGAAGACTCAGTTCTTGTTAGACCTCGGATATAAAGAAAAGTCAGAGGACATGGAGAGAGCACACAAGAGTTTCCGTGGCAAAGGATCTGAACTCCGTGAGAGATTTAACGTCCTTGTGAGTTTGGGTTTTACTGAGGAAGTTGTCAAAGATATGGTGAAAGCATGTCCTAGTATCCTCACTCAGGCAAGTGATATCATAGAATCAAAGGTTAACTACCTTGTAAACGAATTAGGTTATCCGCTTTCGACTTTAGTTACTTTCCCAACATGTCTCAAGTACACTCTTCAGCGGATGAAGCTTCGATATGAAATGTTCTCTTGGCTTCAAGCTCGAGGAAAAGCAGACCCAAAGCTTGCATTGAGTACTATACTTGTGTGCTCGGACAAGTTCTTTGACACTAGATTTGTAAACCGTCACCCTGATGGGCCTAAGCATTTTGAAGACCTGAAGAAACTGCTTCTGTGTCAGTAG
- the LOC104768887 gene encoding protein STRUBBELIG-RECEPTOR FAMILY 2-like has protein sequence MKTKQQSRYLAKILLTVLLFVLAKANTDPLEVLALQDLYKSLRNPEQLRGWRLEGGDPCGEAWMGVSCSGSSIVDLQLRELKLLGSLGNQLQHLHNLKTMDVSFNSLQGEIPFGLPPNATHINMACNNLTQSIPFSLPLLTSLQSLNLSHNSLSGPLGNVFSGLQIKEMDLSFNNLTGDLPSSFGTLMNLTSLYLQNNRLTGSVIYLADLPLADLNIEDNQFSGIIPSHFQSIPHLWIWGNKFHVEPNYKPWKFPLDVRPLIQNATGYPTTESSAIMNFPRPQTQTVRKKKKGIGAGSTFLLVGGLALLGTFFALFAVRMSHRRAQNLASSHISNNSTAYSLPVSTGREYPVATEDNPQMRRVQPPTIPQLRHLPSPPVRIDKAVRRKSFSATCQYPSFAKLFSAAELQLATNSFSEENLLGEGPLGSVYRAILPDGQFAVVRNIPMSSLSFHEEEQFTEVLQIASKLRHPNIVTLLGFCIENGEHLLVYEYVGHLSLYNAMHDEVYKPLSWGLRLRIAIGVARALDYLHSSFYPPIAHSDLKATNILLDEELTPRIADCGLASLRPLTSNSVKLRASEIAIQNTGYIAPEHGQPGSSGTKSDTYALGVLLFKLLTGRKAFDSSRPRGEQLLVKWASTRLHDRRSLEQMIDGGIAGTFSSRVASQYADIISLCTQVEKEFRPAVSEIVEALTALIQKQNKEASSSVADKTDPFSKSFCSTRTRFISSPTFSYLSS, from the exons ATGAAAACCAAACAGCAATCGCGATACCTCGCTAAGATTCTGCTCACGGTGCTTCTCTTTGTGCTAGCGAAGGCTAATACTGATCCGCTTGAAG ttttgGCACTTCAAGATCTCTACAAATCCCTAAGAAATCCAGAGCAGCTGAGAGGATGGAGATTGGAAGGTGGAGATCCATGCGGAGAAGCTTGGATGGGAGTTTCTTGTTCTGGTTCTTCTATTGTAGACCT ACAACTACGAGAGTTAAAGCTTTTGGGAAGCCTTGGAAACCAGCTTCAGCATCTCCACAACTTGAAGACCAT GGATGTGAGCTTCAATAGCCTTCAAGGTGAAATTCCATTTGGCTTGCCTCCGAATGCTACTCATAT AAACATGGCTTGTAACAATCTGACCCAGAGTATCCCTTTCTCCTTGCCTCTTTTGACATCTCTTCAGTCCCT GAATTTGAGCCATAATTCATTATCTGGACCTCTTGGAAATGTGTTTTCTGggttacaaattaaagaaat GGATCTGTCATTCAATAACCTGACGGGAGATCTACCAAGCTCTTTTGGAACTCTAATGAATCTGACTTCACT GTACCTCCAGAACAACAGATTAACAGGATCAGTCATCTATCTCGCGGATCTTCCTTTAGCTGACCT GAATATCGAAGATAACCAGTTCAGTGGTATTATCCCAAGTCATTTTCAGTCAATTCCTCATCTGTG GATTTGGGGAAACAAGTTCCATGTAGAGCCCAACTATAAACCATGGAAGTTCCCTTTGGACGTTAGACCGTTGATACAAAATGCTACTGGCTATCCAACGACAGAGTCGAGTGCCATTATGAACTTTCCCAGACCTCAGACTCAGACGgtcagaaagaagaagaaaggcatAGGCGCAGGAAGTACCTTTTTACTGGTTGGCGGATTAGCTTTGCTGGGAACTTTCTTTGCACTTTTTGCAGTCCGAATGAGTCATCGACGTGCACAAAACCTTGCTTCTAGTCACATAAGCAACAATAGCACAGCATACTCTCTTCCAGTCAGTACAGGCCGAG AATATCCTGTCGCAACTGAAGATAACCCACAGATGAGAAGGGTCCAGCCACCGACAATTCCCCAGCTCAGACATTTACCTTCTCCACCTGTCAGAATCGATAAAGCTGTGAGAAGAAAAAGCTTCTCTGCTACATGTCAATATCCATCGTTCGCTAAGCTTTTCTCAGCTGCAGAGCTTCAACTGGCAACTAACAGTTTCAGTGAAGAAAACCTACTCGGAGAGGGTCCTCTTGGTTCTGTTTACAGAGCAATATTGCCTGATGGCCAA tTTGCAGTCGTGAGGAACATCCCAATGTCTTCGCTGTCTTTTCATGAAGAGGAACAATTTACTGAAGTGCTCCAGATAGCCTCCAAACTAAGACACCCAAACATTGTGACACTTCTCGGTTTCTGCATTGAGAATGGGGAGCATCTTCTTGTCTATGAGTATGTTGGGCATTTGTCGTTGTACAATGCTATGCATGATGAGGTCTACAAGCCACTTTCCTGGGGCTTGCGTCTCCGCATTGCTATTGGAGTTGCCCGAGCTCTGGA CTATTTGCACTCGTCGTTTTACCCTCCTATAGCCCATAGCGATCTCAAAGCAACAAACATCTTACTAGACGAAGAACTTACACCTCGTATTGCTGATTGTGGGCTTGCTAGTTTAAGGCCACTTACAAGCAACAGTGTTAAACTTCGG GCTTCAGAGATAGCGATACAGAACACGGGCTACATAGCACCAGAACATGGTCAACCAGGAAGCAGTGGCACAAAGAGTGACACTTATGCACTGGGAGTGCTTCTCTTTAAACTGTTAACAGGAAGGAAAGCATTTGACAG CTCACGACCCCGAGGAGAACAGCTACTGGTGAAATGGGCATCAACCAGACTTCATGACAGGCGAAGCTTAGAGCAGATGATTGATGGAGGCATAGCCGGCACATTTTCTTCAAGAGTCGCCTCACAATACGCAGACATTATCTCCCTATGCACTCAG GTAGAGAAAGAGTTCAGACCAGCGGTTTCAGAAATAGTGGAAGCACTCACTGCACTGATACAGAAACAGAACAAGGAAGCAAGCAGTAGTGTAGCAGACAAGACTGACCCTTTTAGTAAATCTTTCTGCTCAACACGCACACGCTTCATCTCCTCACCTACCTTCAGCTACCTCTCCTCTTGA
- the LOC104772144 gene encoding CDK5RAP3-like protein, with protein sequence MAELDRKEADIKRSVALSATKYEDACRELGLQGNNVRRELLETASSLPSTFSKILEVINSDSVTGAMEYYSAYVKDVHTEKDKPLRIVLQSLKDIRDNPPSLSVLGVSEALDADNIQSSENANGTDTAADSIDWDITLDTAEIDWDVSMVEEVDSGNDLGSYEIVNASDIPDNSPCKVEESQGPEVDVSEISWDVSVETPQVEEITDSAMLESNQTQLQDSTTQVLGSGGERSQLLDTEYRNKILDDLYEVKAFLNQRLIELRNEDTLSLQHHVQAVAPMVLQQYSPEIIEPMVVDISMAISLLTNKKSRDLIMILNSKRFLDRLVSELEEKKHREVKLRESLKDVGRRRMELQNSLSSIWPKQEAALSKTRELKELCETSLSSMFDGRPVNIRGEINTLLNAGVSA encoded by the exons ATGGCGGAACTTGATCGTAAAGAAGCTGATATCAAAAGGAGTGTTGCACTCTCAGCAACCAAATATGAGGATGCTTGCCGAGAACTTGGATTGCAG GGAAACAACGTGAGGCGTGAACTTTTGGAGACTGCGAGTTCACTTCCTAGTACCTTTAGCAAGATTCTGGAAGTTATCAACAGTGACTCAGTAACAGGGGCAATGGAGTACTACTCCGCTTATGTTAAAGATGTTCATACTGAGAAAGAT AAGCCACTGAGGATCGTGTTACAAAGCTTGAAAGACATTCGTGATAACCCTCCATCTTTAAGCGTTTTGGGGGTCTCTGAAGCTCTTGACGCTGATAATATTCAGTCATCTGAGAATGCAAATGGTACAGACACAGCTGCAGACAGTATTGATTGGGATATTACACTTGATACTGCTGAGATAGATTGGGATGTCAGTATGGTAGAAGAAGTTGATAGTGGAAATGATCTAGGTTCATATGAAATTGTCAATGCCAGCGATATTCCTGATAATTCTCCATGTAAAGTGGAAGAAAGCCAAGGCCCTGAGGTTGATGTTTCTGAGATTTCTTGGGATGTAAGTGTTGAAACACCTCAGGTAGAAGAAATAACTGATTCGGCTATGCTGGAATCAAATCAGACACAGTTGCAAGATTCTACAACTCAAGTCTTAGGGAGTGGAGGAGAGAGGAGCCAGCTGTTGGACACAGAATATAGGAATAAGATCCTTGATGATTTGTATGAG GTCAAGGCATTTTTGAACCAGCGCTTGATAGAACTGAGAAATGAAGACACTCTGTCTTTGCAACACCACGTGCAAGCAGTTGCCCCCATGGTTCTTCAGCAGTATTCTCCTGAAATCATTGAGCCAATGGTAGTTGATATCTCCATGGCCATTTCATTGCTAACAAACAAGAAATCTCGGGATCTGATCATGATCCTCAACTCCAAAAG ATTCCTAGATAGGCTTGTTTCAGagctggaggagaagaagcaccGTGAAGTGAAGCTAAGAGAGAGCTTGAAAGATGTGGGTAGAAGACGTATGGAGCTGCAGAATTCACTCTCGTCTATATGGCCAAAACAG GAAGCTGCACTTTCGAAAACAAGAGAACTGAAGGAGCTTTGTGAGACAAGTCTCTCTTCCATGTTTGATGGAAGACCTGTGAATATAAGAGGAGAGATCAATACATTGTTGAACGCTGGAGTTTCTGCTTAG
- the LOC104768888 gene encoding transcription factor TGA2.2-like isoform X1: MQGHHQNHHHQQHLSSASATSSASHGNFMNKDGYDIGEIDPSLFLYLDGQGHHDPSSTAPSPLSHHHHTTQNLAMRPPTSTLNIFPSQPMHIEPPPSSTPNTDNARLVPAAQPSGSLRPSSEPSMDLTNHSHFQPPLASNKSIKKEGNRKGPASSDHDIPKSSDPKTLRRLAQNREAARKSRLRKKAYVQQLESCRIKLTQLEQEIQRARSQGVFFGGSLIGDQHQGGLPIGPGNVSSAEAAVFDMEYARWLEEQQRLLTELRVATQEHLAENELRMFVDACLAHYDHLINLKAMVAKTDVFHLISGAWKTPAERCFLWMGGFRPSEIIKVIVNQIEPLTEQQIVGICGLQQSTQEAEEALSQGLEALNQSLSDSIVSDSLPPASAPLPPHLSNFMSHMSLALNKLSALEGFVLQADNLRHQTIHRLNQLLTTRQEARCLLAVAEYFHRLQALSSLWLARPRQDG; encoded by the exons ATGCAAGGTCATCaccagaatcatcatcatcaacaacactTATCATCAGCCTCTGCCACGTCCTCAGCTTCCCATGGAAACttcat GAACAAAGATGGGTATGATATTGGAGAGATAGACCCATCACTCTTCCTCTATCTTGATGGACAAGGACATCATGATCCTTCATCAACTGCTCCTTCTCCTttatctcatcatcatcacacaacTC AGAATTTGGCGATGAGACCTCCAACATCGACGCTCAACATCTTCCCATCTCAGCCGATGCACATAGAGCCACCTCCTTCTTCTACACCCaat ACCGATAATGCAAGATTAGTTCCGGCTGCTCAACCTAGTGGTTCGCTTCGACCATCTTCTGAGCCGTCCATGGACTTGACCAATCATTCTCATTTTCAACCTCCTCTAGCTTCTAATAAATCCATCAAG AAGGAAGGGAACCGCAAGGGTCCTGCCTCATCGGACCATGACATACCGAAATCATCAGACCCTAAA ACATTGAGAAGACTAGCACAAAACAGAGAAGCAGCAAGAAAAAGTAGATTACGTAAAAAG GCTTACGTTCAGCAACTCGAGTCATGTAGGATCAAACTGACCCAACTAGAACAAGAGATTCAACGGGCCAGATCCCAA GGCGTATTCTTTGGAGGGTCTCTTATAGGAGATCAACATCAAGGTGGACTACCAATTGGCCCTGGCAACGTCAGCTCCG CAGAAGCAGCGGTGTTCGATATGGAATATGCAAGGTGGCTGGAGGAGCAGCAGAGGCTGTTAACCGAACTGAGGGTGGCGACACAAGAGCACTTGGCCGAGAACGAGCTTAGGATGTTTGTGGACGCTTGTTTAGCTCATTATGACCATTTGATCAACCTCAAAGCCATGGTCGCTAAGACTGATGTCTTCCACCTCATCTCTGGAGCCTGGAAAACTCCAGCTGAGCGTTGCTTCTTGTGGATGGGTGGTTTTCGTCCATCAGAGATCATTAAG GTGATTGTGAACCAAATAGAACCATTGACGGAGCAACAAATAGTTGGGATTTGCGGGCTGCAACAGTCCACACAAGAGGCCGAGGAGGCTCTCTCGCAAGGCCTCGAAGCATTGAATCAATCGCTTTCCGATAGTATTGTCTCCGACTCTCTCCCGCCTGCATCCGCACCACTTCCTCCTCATCTATCCAATTTCATGTCACACATGTCCTTAGCTCTCAACAAGCTCTCTGCTCTTGAGGGCTTCGTTCTCCAG gcGGACAATTTGAGGCACCAAACGATCCATAGGCTGAACCAATTGTTGACGACACGTCAAGAAGCACGGTGTCTTCTAGCAGTTGCTGAGTACTTTCACCGTCTCCAAGCTCTAAGTTCTCTCTGGCTAGCCCGTCCTCGACAAGACGGATGA
- the LOC104768888 gene encoding transcription factor TGA2.2-like isoform X2, protein MQGHHQNHHHQQHLSSASATSSASHGNFMNKDGYDIGEIDPSLFLYLDGQGHHDPSSTAPSPLSHHHHTTQNLAMRPPTSTLNIFPSQPMHIEPPPSSTPNTDNARLVPAAQPSGSLRPSSEPSMDLTNHSHFQPPLASNKSIKKEGNRKGPASSDHDIPKSSDPKTLRRLAQNREAARKSRLRKKAYVQQLESCRIKLTQLEQEIQRARSQGVFFGGSLIGDQHQGGLPIGPGNVSSEAAVFDMEYARWLEEQQRLLTELRVATQEHLAENELRMFVDACLAHYDHLINLKAMVAKTDVFHLISGAWKTPAERCFLWMGGFRPSEIIKVIVNQIEPLTEQQIVGICGLQQSTQEAEEALSQGLEALNQSLSDSIVSDSLPPASAPLPPHLSNFMSHMSLALNKLSALEGFVLQADNLRHQTIHRLNQLLTTRQEARCLLAVAEYFHRLQALSSLWLARPRQDG, encoded by the exons ATGCAAGGTCATCaccagaatcatcatcatcaacaacactTATCATCAGCCTCTGCCACGTCCTCAGCTTCCCATGGAAACttcat GAACAAAGATGGGTATGATATTGGAGAGATAGACCCATCACTCTTCCTCTATCTTGATGGACAAGGACATCATGATCCTTCATCAACTGCTCCTTCTCCTttatctcatcatcatcacacaacTC AGAATTTGGCGATGAGACCTCCAACATCGACGCTCAACATCTTCCCATCTCAGCCGATGCACATAGAGCCACCTCCTTCTTCTACACCCaat ACCGATAATGCAAGATTAGTTCCGGCTGCTCAACCTAGTGGTTCGCTTCGACCATCTTCTGAGCCGTCCATGGACTTGACCAATCATTCTCATTTTCAACCTCCTCTAGCTTCTAATAAATCCATCAAG AAGGAAGGGAACCGCAAGGGTCCTGCCTCATCGGACCATGACATACCGAAATCATCAGACCCTAAA ACATTGAGAAGACTAGCACAAAACAGAGAAGCAGCAAGAAAAAGTAGATTACGTAAAAAG GCTTACGTTCAGCAACTCGAGTCATGTAGGATCAAACTGACCCAACTAGAACAAGAGATTCAACGGGCCAGATCCCAA GGCGTATTCTTTGGAGGGTCTCTTATAGGAGATCAACATCAAGGTGGACTACCAATTGGCCCTGGCAACGTCAGCTCCG AAGCAGCGGTGTTCGATATGGAATATGCAAGGTGGCTGGAGGAGCAGCAGAGGCTGTTAACCGAACTGAGGGTGGCGACACAAGAGCACTTGGCCGAGAACGAGCTTAGGATGTTTGTGGACGCTTGTTTAGCTCATTATGACCATTTGATCAACCTCAAAGCCATGGTCGCTAAGACTGATGTCTTCCACCTCATCTCTGGAGCCTGGAAAACTCCAGCTGAGCGTTGCTTCTTGTGGATGGGTGGTTTTCGTCCATCAGAGATCATTAAG GTGATTGTGAACCAAATAGAACCATTGACGGAGCAACAAATAGTTGGGATTTGCGGGCTGCAACAGTCCACACAAGAGGCCGAGGAGGCTCTCTCGCAAGGCCTCGAAGCATTGAATCAATCGCTTTCCGATAGTATTGTCTCCGACTCTCTCCCGCCTGCATCCGCACCACTTCCTCCTCATCTATCCAATTTCATGTCACACATGTCCTTAGCTCTCAACAAGCTCTCTGCTCTTGAGGGCTTCGTTCTCCAG gcGGACAATTTGAGGCACCAAACGATCCATAGGCTGAACCAATTGTTGACGACACGTCAAGAAGCACGGTGTCTTCTAGCAGTTGCTGAGTACTTTCACCGTCTCCAAGCTCTAAGTTCTCTCTGGCTAGCCCGTCCTCGACAAGACGGATGA